Proteins co-encoded in one Oreochromis aureus strain Israel breed Guangdong linkage group 3, ZZ_aureus, whole genome shotgun sequence genomic window:
- the LOC120437842 gene encoding programmed cell death 1 ligand 1-like yields MSGTVGALIILFYSIAEVSQSVHVNLTATVGQNVTLPCRAPNNKVIGVVEWNRADLEDQYVFLFLDDHTDAANQHPSFKGRVDLQDRQMKDGNVSLILNNVNINDTGTYECRIKTGTNRKRRAHLKTDPISIIYLSVVDPPGQPGGTAGRTVGLSVFAFLLLFYV; encoded by the exons ATGTCTGGAACAGTGGGAGCCCTAATCATATTATTTTACAGTATTGCAGAGGTATCACAATCTG TCCACGTGAACCTCACAGCCACTGTCGGACAGAACGTCACTCtgccatgtcgagctccaaacaacaaggTGATCGGAGTTGTAGAGTGGAACAGAGCTGACCTGGAGGATCAGtatgtgtttttgttcctgGATGATCATACTGATGCAGCCAatcagcatccatcttttaagggccgggtggatctgcaggacagacagatgaaggatggaaatgtgtctttgattctgaacaaTGTGAacattaatgacactggaacatacgagtgtcgtaTCAAGACAGGAACAAATCGCAAGAGGAGAGCTCATCTGAAGACCGACCCCATCAGCATCAtctacctgagtgttgttgatcctccag gtcagccaGGAGGAACTGCTGGACGGACAGTTGGTCTGTCGGTGTTTGCATTCTTGTTGCTGTTCTAcgtttga